A single genomic interval of Saccharothrix saharensis harbors:
- a CDS encoding fumarate reductase/succinate dehydrogenase flavoprotein subunit, giving the protein MPELERHSFDVLVIGAGGAGLRAAIEAREHGMRTAVLCKSLFGKAHTVMAEGGIAAAMGNVNSNDNWQVHFRDTMRGGKFLNNWRMAELHAKEAPDRVWELETYGALFDRTKDGRISQRNFGGHEYPRLAHVGDRTGLELIRSLQQKVVSLQQDDHAETGDYESRLKVFQEFTVTDLVLDDGKVAGAFGYWRESGRFVLFEAPAVVLATGGIGKSFKVTSNSWEYTGDGHALALRAGASLINMEFVQFHPTGMVWPPSVKGILVTESVRGDGGVLRNSDGKRFMFDYIPEVFKDKYADNEAEADRWYTDPGDNRRPPELLPRDEVARAINSEVKAGRGSEHGGVFLDVSTRLPAEEIMRRLPSMHHQFKELADVDITAQPMEVGPTCHYVMGGVQVDPDTGASSVPGLFAAGEVSGGMHGSNRLGGNSLSDLLVFGRRAGAGAADYVGGLSARPVCSDEAVAQAERTAVAPFSGAEGGGENPYTLHMELQQAMNDLVGIIRRSEEMAQAIERLEELKRRAATVVVEGHRQFNPGWHLALDLRNMLVVSECVARAALLRTESRGGHTRDDFPSMDAEWRRKLLVCTLAGSSVEVVEEPQLPIRPDLLELFENSELQKYLTADELEG; this is encoded by the coding sequence TTGCCCGAGCTGGAACGGCATTCGTTCGACGTGCTCGTGATCGGTGCCGGCGGTGCGGGGTTGCGCGCCGCGATCGAGGCCCGTGAACACGGGATGCGCACGGCGGTGCTGTGCAAGTCGTTGTTCGGCAAGGCGCACACGGTGATGGCCGAGGGCGGCATCGCGGCGGCCATGGGGAACGTGAACTCGAACGACAACTGGCAGGTGCACTTCCGCGACACCATGCGCGGCGGGAAGTTCCTGAACAACTGGCGGATGGCCGAGCTGCACGCCAAGGAGGCGCCCGACCGGGTGTGGGAGCTGGAGACCTACGGCGCGCTGTTCGACCGCACCAAGGACGGTCGGATCAGCCAGCGCAACTTCGGCGGCCACGAGTACCCGCGGTTGGCGCACGTCGGCGACCGCACCGGGCTGGAGCTGATCCGCAGCCTCCAGCAGAAGGTCGTGTCGCTGCAGCAGGACGACCACGCCGAGACGGGCGACTACGAGTCGCGGCTGAAGGTGTTCCAGGAGTTCACCGTCACCGACCTGGTGCTCGACGACGGCAAGGTGGCCGGCGCGTTCGGCTACTGGCGCGAGTCGGGCCGGTTCGTGCTGTTCGAAGCGCCCGCGGTGGTGCTCGCGACCGGTGGCATCGGCAAGTCGTTCAAGGTCACGTCGAACTCGTGGGAGTACACCGGCGACGGCCACGCCCTGGCCCTGCGCGCGGGCGCGTCCCTGATCAACATGGAGTTCGTGCAGTTCCACCCGACCGGCATGGTCTGGCCGCCGTCGGTGAAGGGCATCCTGGTCACCGAGTCGGTCCGCGGTGACGGCGGCGTGCTGCGCAACTCCGACGGCAAGCGGTTCATGTTCGACTACATCCCCGAGGTGTTCAAGGACAAGTACGCCGACAACGAGGCCGAGGCCGACCGCTGGTACACCGACCCGGGCGACAACCGGCGGCCGCCGGAGCTGCTGCCGCGCGACGAGGTGGCCCGTGCCATCAACTCCGAGGTCAAGGCCGGTCGTGGTTCCGAGCACGGCGGCGTGTTCCTGGACGTGTCCACGCGCCTGCCCGCCGAGGAGATCATGCGGCGGCTGCCGTCGATGCACCACCAGTTCAAGGAGCTGGCCGACGTCGACATCACCGCGCAGCCGATGGAGGTCGGGCCGACCTGCCACTACGTGATGGGTGGCGTGCAGGTCGACCCGGACACGGGCGCGTCGTCGGTGCCGGGGCTGTTCGCGGCCGGCGAGGTGTCCGGCGGGATGCACGGCTCGAACCGGCTGGGCGGCAACTCGCTGTCCGACCTGCTGGTGTTCGGTCGCCGCGCGGGCGCGGGCGCGGCGGACTACGTGGGCGGGCTGTCGGCTCGGCCGGTGTGCTCGGACGAGGCCGTGGCGCAGGCGGAGCGGACGGCCGTGGCGCCGTTCTCCGGGGCCGAGGGCGGCGGGGAGAACCCGTACACGCTGCACATGGAGTTGCAGCAGGCGATGAACGACCTGGTCGGCATCATCCGCCGGTCCGAGGAGATGGCACAGGCGATCGAACGGCTGGAGGAGCTGAAGCGGCGGGCCGCGACCGTGGTGGTCGAGGGGCACCGGCAGTTCAACCCCGGCTGGCACCTGGCGCTCGACCTGCGCAACATGCTGGTGGTCAGCGAGTGCGTGGCGCGAGCCGCGCTGCTGCGCACGGAGAGCCGCGGCGGGCACACGCGTGACGACTTCCCGAGCATGGACGCCGAGTGGCGGCGCAAGTTGCTGGTGTGCACGCTGGCCGGCTCGTCGGTCGAGGTGGTGGAGGAGCCGCAGCTCCCGATCCGGCCGGACCTGCTGGAGCTGTTCGAGAACAGCGAGTTGCAGAAGTACCTGACCGCCGACGAGCTGGAGGGCTGA
- the edd gene encoding phosphogluconate dehydratase encodes MSVHPVVAEVTARIAARSAAGRSAYLERLAQAQQEGPARRDMACSNLAHGFAGITGGDKDLLRALRRPNVAIVSAYNDMLSAHQPLHEYPAWIKDAARAVGGVAQFAGGVPAMCDGITQGRAGMELSLFSREVIAMATGIALSHEMFDSALLLGVCDKIVPGLLIGALSFGHLPAILVPAGPMHSGLPNSEKARVRQLFAENKATREDLLEAEAQSYHSPGTCTFYGTANSNQLVVEVMGLHLPGASFVPPGTKLRKALTEEAARRAVEISRGADYTPIGHVVDVKSVVNGVIALLATGGSTNHTMHLVAIASAAGIELSWDDFSELSSVVPLLARVYPNGSADINHFQAAGGVQFLVSTLLDAGLLHADVKTVAGDGLHRYRQEPVLVEGVLQWRPGPPHSLDTDVLRPVSDPFAADGGLRMLSGNLGRAVIKVSAVKPEHRVVEAPARVFTSQEAFSAAFQAGELERDVVVVVRQQGPQANGMPELHKLTPALGVLMDRGFKVALVTDGRMSGASGKIPAAIQLTPEAAVGGPLARVRDGDVLRLDAETGTLEVFVDPAELAARDLVDFPPDAQAWTGTGRELFAALRRAVGPADRGAGVFGPIAASHFEGQFNQEVSR; translated from the coding sequence ATGAGCGTGCATCCCGTCGTCGCCGAAGTGACGGCTCGAATCGCCGCCCGCAGCGCCGCCGGCCGGTCCGCCTACCTGGAACGACTCGCCCAGGCCCAGCAGGAGGGCCCGGCCCGCCGTGACATGGCGTGCAGCAACCTGGCCCACGGCTTCGCCGGGATCACGGGCGGTGACAAGGACCTCCTCCGGGCACTGCGTCGCCCGAACGTGGCGATCGTGTCCGCGTACAACGACATGCTGTCGGCGCACCAGCCCCTGCACGAGTACCCGGCGTGGATCAAGGACGCCGCGCGGGCCGTCGGCGGCGTGGCGCAGTTCGCGGGCGGCGTGCCCGCCATGTGCGACGGCATCACCCAGGGTCGCGCGGGCATGGAGCTGTCGCTGTTCAGCCGCGAGGTCATCGCGATGGCCACCGGCATCGCCCTGTCGCACGAGATGTTCGACTCGGCGCTGCTGCTCGGCGTGTGCGACAAGATCGTGCCCGGCCTGCTGATCGGAGCCCTGTCGTTCGGGCACCTGCCCGCGATCCTGGTGCCCGCGGGCCCCATGCACTCCGGCCTGCCGAACTCGGAGAAGGCGCGGGTGCGGCAGCTGTTCGCGGAGAACAAGGCCACCCGCGAGGACCTCCTCGAAGCCGAGGCCCAGTCCTACCACAGCCCCGGGACCTGCACGTTCTACGGCACGGCGAACTCCAACCAGCTCGTGGTCGAGGTCATGGGCCTGCACCTGCCCGGAGCCAGCTTCGTGCCGCCGGGTACCAAGCTGCGCAAGGCGCTGACCGAGGAGGCCGCGCGGCGCGCGGTGGAGATCAGCCGCGGCGCGGACTACACCCCGATCGGGCACGTGGTGGACGTGAAGTCCGTGGTCAACGGCGTGATCGCGCTGCTGGCCACCGGCGGTTCGACCAACCACACCATGCACCTGGTCGCCATCGCGTCGGCCGCCGGCATCGAGCTGAGCTGGGACGACTTCTCGGAGCTGTCCTCGGTGGTGCCGCTGCTGGCCCGCGTCTACCCGAACGGCTCGGCCGACATCAACCACTTCCAGGCCGCGGGCGGCGTGCAGTTCCTCGTCTCGACGCTGCTGGACGCGGGCCTGCTGCACGCCGACGTGAAGACCGTCGCCGGCGACGGCCTGCACCGCTACCGGCAGGAGCCGGTGCTGGTCGAGGGCGTGCTGCAGTGGCGTCCCGGCCCGCCGCACTCCCTGGACACCGACGTGCTGCGGCCCGTGTCGGACCCGTTCGCCGCCGACGGCGGGCTGCGCATGCTGTCGGGCAACCTGGGTCGCGCGGTGATCAAGGTGTCGGCGGTCAAGCCCGAGCACCGGGTCGTCGAGGCGCCGGCCCGCGTGTTCACCTCGCAGGAGGCGTTCAGCGCCGCGTTCCAGGCCGGTGAGCTGGAGCGGGACGTGGTCGTGGTGGTGCGGCAGCAGGGCCCGCAGGCCAACGGGATGCCCGAGCTGCACAAGCTGACGCCCGCGCTGGGCGTGCTGATGGACCGGGGGTTCAAGGTCGCGCTGGTCACCGACGGCCGCATGTCCGGCGCGTCGGGCAAGATCCCGGCCGCCATCCAGCTCACCCCCGAGGCGGCCGTGGGCGGCCCGCTGGCCCGCGTGCGCGACGGCGACGTGCTGCGGCTGGACGCCGAGACCGGCACGCTGGAGGTGTTCGTGGACCCGGCGGAGCTGGCCGCGCGCGATCTGGTGGACTTCCCGCCGGACGCGCAGGCGTGGACCGGCACGGGCCGGGAGCTGTTCGCCGCGCTGCGCCGGGCGGTCGGGCCCGCCGACCGGGGCGCCGGCGTGTTCGGACCGATCGCGGCCTCGCACTTCGAGGGCCAGTTCAACCAGGAGGTGTCCCGGTGA
- the eda gene encoding bifunctional 4-hydroxy-2-oxoglutarate aldolase/2-dehydro-3-deoxy-phosphogluconate aldolase, translated as MTNAPAHATAADLLALSPVIPVVVVDDAEHAVPLAEALLRGGVRVIELTLRTPAALAAIERVAAEVPGIVIGAGTVTAPEHAEQAAKAGAAFLVTPGSTDRVLDAAEDTGLPFLPGAATVSEAMRLAERGLTSLKFFPAEAAGGVDYLKSIGGPLPGLRFCPTGGITPATAPNYLALPNVGCVGGSWLAPKDALASGDWARVEELARAASAL; from the coding sequence GTGACCAACGCGCCGGCTCATGCGACGGCGGCGGACCTGCTCGCGCTGTCCCCCGTCATCCCGGTCGTCGTCGTGGACGACGCCGAGCACGCCGTGCCGCTGGCGGAGGCGTTGCTGCGCGGCGGCGTCCGCGTGATCGAGCTGACGCTGCGCACGCCCGCCGCGCTGGCCGCGATCGAGCGGGTCGCGGCGGAGGTGCCGGGCATCGTGATCGGCGCGGGCACCGTGACCGCGCCCGAGCACGCCGAGCAGGCGGCCAAGGCCGGTGCGGCGTTCCTCGTGACGCCGGGGTCGACGGACCGGGTGCTGGACGCCGCCGAGGACACCGGGCTGCCGTTCCTGCCGGGCGCGGCGACCGTGTCGGAGGCGATGCGGCTGGCCGAGCGCGGGCTGACCTCGCTGAAGTTCTTCCCGGCCGAGGCCGCGGGCGGCGTGGACTACCTGAAGTCCATCGGCGGTCCGCTGCCCGGCCTGCGGTTCTGCCCGACCGGCGGCATCACGCCCGCGACCGCGCCGAACTACCTGGCGCTGCCGAACGTCGGCTGCGTCGGCGGGTCGTGGCTCGCGCCCAAGGACGCGCTGGCGTCCGGTGACTGGGCGCGGGTCGAGGAGCTGGCACGGGCCGCGTCGGCGCTGTAG
- a CDS encoding HAD family hydrolase — MRIRADHVVWDWNGTLFADNDAVLAAVNRVCADFGHAAITLEHWRDVFSRPIKACYERMFGRPLTSADWDRIDLVYHAEYRAVMDRCGLAAGVPDHLASLRHSQSLLSMWFHDELVPLITRFGLHELFSRVDGLKAAGDGGSKAEHLAEHLDALRLHPKDVVLIGDVADDAEAARHVGAQVVLVATGTSSRAVLERTGAPVADSIPEALAHLA; from the coding sequence GTGCGGATCAGGGCCGACCACGTCGTCTGGGACTGGAACGGGACCCTGTTCGCCGACAACGACGCGGTGCTCGCCGCGGTCAACCGGGTCTGCGCCGACTTCGGCCACGCGGCCATCACGCTGGAGCACTGGCGCGACGTGTTCAGCCGCCCGATCAAGGCCTGCTACGAGCGGATGTTCGGCCGTCCGCTGACCTCGGCCGACTGGGACCGCATCGACCTCGTCTACCACGCCGAGTACCGGGCGGTGATGGACCGGTGCGGGCTGGCCGCGGGGGTGCCCGACCACCTCGCCTCGCTGCGCCACAGCCAGTCGCTGCTGTCCATGTGGTTCCACGACGAGCTGGTCCCGCTGATCACGAGGTTCGGCCTGCACGAGCTGTTCAGCCGGGTGGACGGCCTCAAGGCCGCGGGCGACGGCGGTTCGAAGGCCGAGCACCTCGCCGAACACCTGGACGCCCTCAGGCTGCACCCGAAGGACGTCGTGCTGATCGGTGACGTGGCCGACGACGCCGAAGCCGCCCGGCACGTGGGCGCGCAGGTCGTCCTGGTCGCCACCGGCACCAGCTCCCGCGCCGTCCTGGAACGCACGGGCGCACCGGTCGCCGACTCGATCCCGGAAGCCCTCGCCCACCTGGCATGA
- a CDS encoding YqeB family protein, which yields MDARRTTVVAEPRGQVALVSVGFPLLGALVVWGLKSIAGWVADLSWAPMQGPFRLVASIPEPWATIGSVAVGAVLGLLVAGIAAHERLVVEVFNEGVELLRGGRHRSFDRTLVSGVFLDGKKLVLLGVDTGELARETHDLKPEVLAEAFQTHGYQWLDSDPYREDYRRWVDGTPDLPPGANALLKVRAEALRKGDGGDADELREELSRLGVVVREEKKRQYWRLTRPLS from the coding sequence ATGGACGCGCGACGAACCACGGTGGTCGCCGAGCCGCGCGGGCAGGTGGCGCTGGTCTCGGTCGGTTTCCCGTTGCTGGGTGCGCTCGTGGTCTGGGGGCTGAAGTCGATCGCCGGGTGGGTGGCCGACCTGTCGTGGGCGCCGATGCAGGGGCCGTTCCGGCTGGTGGCGTCCATCCCGGAGCCGTGGGCGACGATCGGCTCGGTGGCCGTCGGGGCGGTGCTCGGGCTGCTGGTGGCCGGGATCGCGGCGCACGAGCGGTTGGTGGTCGAGGTGTTCAACGAAGGGGTCGAGCTGCTGCGCGGCGGCCGGCACCGCAGCTTCGACCGGACGCTGGTGTCCGGGGTGTTCCTGGACGGCAAGAAGCTCGTGCTGCTCGGCGTGGACACCGGTGAGCTGGCGCGGGAGACGCACGACTTGAAGCCGGAGGTGCTGGCCGAGGCGTTCCAGACGCACGGCTACCAGTGGCTGGACAGCGACCCGTACCGGGAGGACTACCGGCGGTGGGTCGACGGGACCCCGGACCTGCCACCGGGCGCGAACGCGTTGCTGAAGGTGCGGGCGGAGGCGTTGCGCAAGGGCGACGGCGGGGACGCCGACGAGCTGCGCGAGGAGCTGAGCCGGCTCGGTGTCGTGGTGCGCGAGGAGAAGAAGCGCCAGTACTGGCGCTTGACCCGACCGTTGTCCTGA
- a CDS encoding regulatory protein RecX: MCYALLTARARTRVELKDALLRKGISEQTAELVLGKFDRAGLIDDAAFAEVWVRSRHTYQGLARRALAMELRRKGVADEVAAEAVAAVDDEAEEDRARDLVRKKLRTMATLDDTTRIRRLVAALARKGYGEGLAYRVVRDELRRAGDETTALDDLL, translated from the coding sequence ATCTGCTACGCGCTGCTCACCGCACGGGCCCGCACGCGGGTCGAGTTGAAGGACGCGCTGCTGCGCAAGGGCATCAGCGAGCAGACGGCCGAGCTGGTGCTGGGCAAGTTCGACCGGGCGGGTCTGATCGACGATGCCGCGTTCGCCGAGGTCTGGGTCCGTTCGCGGCACACCTACCAGGGTCTGGCTCGCCGTGCCCTGGCCATGGAACTGCGCCGCAAGGGCGTGGCGGACGAGGTGGCCGCCGAAGCCGTCGCGGCCGTGGACGACGAGGCCGAGGAAGACCGCGCGCGTGACCTGGTGCGCAAGAAGCTGCGCACCATGGCGACCTTGGACGACACCACCAGGATCCGCCGCCTGGTGGCCGCCCTGGCCCGCAAGGGCTACGGCGAAGGCCTGGCCTACCGCGTGGTCCGCGACGAACTGCGCCGCGCGGGCGACGAGACCACTGCCCTGGACGACCTGCTGTGA
- the recA gene encoding recombinase RecA, which produces MAPQAPDRDKALELALAQIDKQFGKGSVMRLGEEGRAPIEVIPTGAIALDVALGIGGLPRGRVVEIYGPESSGKTTVALHSVANAQRNGGIAAFIDAEHALDPDYARKLGVDTDALLVSQPDTGEQALEIADMLVRSGALDILVIDSVAALVPRAEIEGEMGDNHVGLQARLMSQALRKITGALSSSNTTAIFINQLREKIGVMFGSPETTTGGKALKFYASVRLDVRRIETLKDGGEPVGNRTRVKVVKNKVAPPFKQAEFDILYGVGISREGSLIDMGVDQGILRKSGAWYTYEGDQLGQGKENARKFLRENPDVANEIEKRIKDKLGIGATLDADETAPAPVEF; this is translated from the coding sequence ATGGCACCCCAGGCACCCGACCGGGACAAGGCCCTCGAGCTGGCCCTGGCCCAGATCGACAAGCAGTTCGGCAAGGGCTCGGTCATGCGGCTCGGCGAGGAGGGCCGTGCCCCGATCGAGGTGATCCCCACCGGCGCGATCGCGCTCGACGTCGCGCTCGGCATCGGCGGCCTGCCCCGCGGCCGCGTGGTCGAGATCTACGGCCCTGAGTCCTCCGGTAAGACCACGGTGGCGCTGCACTCCGTGGCCAACGCCCAGCGCAACGGCGGCATCGCGGCGTTCATCGACGCCGAGCACGCGCTCGACCCGGACTACGCGCGCAAGCTGGGCGTCGACACCGACGCGCTGCTGGTCTCGCAGCCCGACACCGGTGAGCAGGCGCTGGAGATCGCGGACATGCTGGTCCGCTCCGGCGCGCTCGACATCCTGGTCATCGACTCGGTGGCGGCCCTGGTGCCCCGCGCCGAGATCGAGGGCGAGATGGGCGACAACCACGTGGGTCTGCAGGCCCGCTTGATGAGCCAGGCGCTGCGCAAGATCACCGGCGCGCTCAGCTCGTCCAACACCACCGCGATCTTCATCAACCAGCTGCGCGAGAAGATCGGCGTGATGTTCGGCTCGCCCGAGACCACGACCGGTGGCAAGGCGCTGAAGTTCTACGCCTCCGTGCGGTTGGACGTGCGGCGGATCGAGACCCTGAAGGACGGCGGCGAGCCGGTCGGCAACCGCACCCGGGTCAAGGTCGTGAAGAACAAGGTCGCGCCGCCGTTCAAGCAGGCCGAGTTCGACATCCTCTACGGCGTGGGCATCAGCCGCGAGGGCTCGCTCATCGACATGGGCGTCGACCAGGGCATCCTGCGCAAGTCGGGTGCTTGGTACACCTACGAGGGCGACCAGCTCGGCCAGGGCAAGGAGAACGCGCGGAAGTTCCTGCGCGAGAACCCGGACGTGGCCAACGAGATCGAAAAGCGGATCAAGGACAAGCTGGGCATCGGCGCCACCCTCGACGCGGACGAGACCGCACCGGCGCCGGTCGAGTTCTAA
- a CDS encoding DUF3046 domain-containing protein yields MRITMFRKLMANEFGQVRAEMVARDHVLSALGGRTPDQALEAGLPAKEIWLAVCDAFDVPEQRR; encoded by the coding sequence ATGCGCATCACGATGTTCCGCAAGCTGATGGCCAACGAGTTCGGCCAGGTCAGGGCGGAGATGGTGGCCCGGGACCACGTGCTGTCCGCCCTCGGCGGTCGGACTCCCGACCAGGCGTTGGAGGCGGGACTGCCGGCCAAGGAGATCTGGCTGGCCGTCTGCGACGCGTTCGACGTGCCGGAACAGCGGCGGTGA
- a CDS encoding cupin domain-containing protein — MENTLLVRADQAEKLDADPAAVVTLLADLDGLTGNRSTFRDGSDGAPPHFHTRASELFFVLDGTLQVLLDQDLVTLERGDFLVVPPRVPHAFGALKGADADVLFVFTPGMGRFDYYRLLDRVQCGEASPQEIRDSQDRFDNHYVDSPVWKAAR, encoded by the coding sequence ATGGAGAACACGCTGCTCGTCCGCGCCGACCAGGCCGAAAAGCTCGACGCCGACCCCGCCGCCGTCGTCACCCTCCTCGCCGACCTCGACGGCCTGACCGGCAACCGCTCCACGTTCCGCGACGGCTCCGACGGCGCGCCGCCGCACTTCCACACCCGCGCCTCGGAGCTGTTCTTCGTGCTCGACGGCACGCTCCAGGTGCTGCTGGACCAGGACCTGGTGACCCTGGAGCGCGGTGACTTCCTCGTCGTGCCGCCACGCGTGCCGCACGCGTTCGGCGCGCTCAAGGGCGCGGACGCGGACGTCCTGTTCGTCTTCACGCCGGGCATGGGCCGGTTCGACTACTACCGCCTGCTCGACCGCGTGCAGTGCGGCGAGGCGAGCCCTCAGGAGATCCGCGACTCGCAGGACCGGTTCGACAACCACTACGTCGACAGTCCGGTGTGGAAGGCCGCGCGCTAA
- a CDS encoding LysR family transcriptional regulator has protein sequence MERRDLEVFLTLAEELHFSRTAERLHVSQARVSQSVKQLERRIGAPLFERTSRRVALTPIGRRLRDDLAPAYRQIVDGIARAAEAARGTSLLRVGFEAPAVADLVTDVLDRFRARHPDSEVLVREAPFTDPFSLLRADEVDVLVTLFPVGEPDLTPGPVLFEEPLVLAVADTHPFTRQRSVTLEDLARDTVFRAAYWRDTTPNGTPVKRGRDVTTFQELLTAIANGEGVCPLGAHAAGYFARPRVAFLPLVDAPRLAWGLVWRTAGETVRVREFAAAAR, from the coding sequence ATGGAACGTCGTGACCTGGAGGTCTTCCTGACGCTGGCGGAGGAGCTGCACTTCAGCCGCACCGCCGAGCGGCTGCACGTCTCCCAGGCGCGCGTCAGCCAGTCCGTCAAGCAGCTCGAACGCCGCATCGGCGCGCCGCTGTTCGAACGGACCAGCCGCCGGGTCGCGCTCACGCCCATCGGCCGACGCCTGCGTGACGACCTGGCACCGGCCTACCGGCAGATCGTGGACGGCATAGCGCGTGCCGCGGAGGCCGCGCGCGGCACGTCGCTGCTGCGCGTCGGGTTCGAGGCGCCGGCCGTCGCCGACCTCGTCACCGACGTCCTGGACAGGTTCCGCGCCCGCCACCCGGACAGCGAGGTGCTGGTCCGCGAAGCACCGTTCACCGACCCGTTCTCGCTGCTCAGGGCCGACGAGGTGGACGTGCTGGTGACGTTGTTCCCGGTCGGCGAGCCGGACCTGACGCCCGGCCCGGTCCTCTTCGAGGAGCCGCTGGTGCTCGCCGTGGCCGACACGCACCCGTTCACGCGGCAGCGGTCCGTGACACTGGAGGACCTGGCCCGCGACACGGTCTTCCGCGCCGCCTACTGGCGTGACACGACACCCAACGGCACGCCGGTCAAGCGCGGACGGGACGTCACGACGTTCCAGGAGCTGCTGACCGCGATCGCCAACGGCGAGGGCGTCTGCCCGCTGGGCGCGCACGCCGCCGGCTACTTCGCCCGGCCCAGGGTCGCGTTCCTGCCGCTGGTCGACGCGCCGCGGCTGGCGTGGGGCCTGGTCTGGCGCACGGCGGGCGAGACGGTCCGGGTGCGGGAGTTCGCGGCGGCGGCGCGCTAA
- a CDS encoding MFS transporter has product MTVVDAVQRRVLRVLAVTQVLGAAGVTIGLAVSTLIAAVLADSDAVGGMAQTAAVLGAAVFALPAARLAARSGRRPALVLGYGAGAVGAAVAACAVVLGSWQVLLVALVLFGAASSANLAARYAGADLAHPHRRARSVALVVWAATVGAVAGPNLADPAGRVAVRLGLPVGAGPYLMSAVLFGLAALVVLRFLRPDPLVLAKSAVAPSVGTKRSVAVWRSLPPAGKLALGGVTLCHTAMVGLMSMTPVHMEHAGSSLRVVGVVISLHVAAMYAASPLFGWMADRLGRVPVLAIGAALVVAASGIAGMAPSHDAPQLAAGLALLAFGWSAGMVAGSALLTESVAVVDRPAAQGLSDLCMNVGGALGGVAAGVVVTAWSYAALGLLVGFTALPLLVTCLFASLQRVR; this is encoded by the coding sequence ATGACCGTGGTCGACGCCGTGCAGCGCAGGGTCCTGCGGGTGCTGGCGGTGACCCAGGTGCTGGGCGCGGCCGGCGTCACCATCGGCCTGGCGGTCAGCACTCTCATCGCGGCCGTGCTCGCCGACTCCGACGCGGTCGGCGGGATGGCGCAGACCGCGGCCGTGCTCGGCGCGGCGGTGTTCGCGCTGCCCGCGGCCCGGTTGGCGGCGCGCAGCGGACGGCGTCCCGCGCTGGTGCTGGGCTACGGGGCCGGCGCGGTGGGCGCGGCGGTGGCGGCGTGCGCGGTGGTGCTCGGCTCGTGGCAGGTGCTGCTGGTCGCGCTCGTGCTGTTCGGCGCGGCGTCCAGCGCGAACCTCGCCGCCCGGTACGCGGGCGCGGACCTGGCTCATCCGCACCGCAGAGCGCGCTCGGTGGCGTTGGTGGTGTGGGCGGCCACGGTGGGCGCGGTGGCCGGTCCGAACCTGGCCGACCCGGCGGGTCGGGTGGCCGTGCGGCTGGGGTTGCCGGTGGGCGCGGGGCCGTACCTGATGTCGGCGGTGCTGTTCGGCCTGGCCGCGCTGGTCGTGCTGCGGTTCCTGCGGCCCGACCCGCTCGTGCTGGCGAAGTCCGCCGTCGCGCCCTCGGTGGGGACCAAGCGGTCGGTGGCGGTGTGGCGGTCGCTGCCGCCCGCCGGGAAGCTCGCGCTGGGCGGCGTGACGCTGTGCCACACCGCGATGGTCGGTCTGATGTCGATGACCCCGGTGCACATGGAGCATGCGGGCTCGTCGCTGCGCGTCGTGGGCGTGGTGATCAGCCTGCACGTCGCCGCGATGTACGCGGCCAGCCCGCTGTTCGGGTGGATGGCCGACCGGCTCGGCCGGGTGCCCGTGCTGGCGATCGGCGCGGCGCTCGTGGTCGCGGCCTCGGGCATCGCGGGCATGGCGCCGTCGCACGACGCGCCGCAGCTGGCCGCGGGGCTGGCTCTGCTGGCGTTCGGCTGGTCGGCGGGCATGGTGGCGGGATCGGCGCTGCTCACCGAGTCGGTGGCGGTGGTGGACCGGCCGGCCGCGCAAGGCCTGTCCGACCTGTGCATGAACGTGGGCGGCGCGCTCGGCGGCGTCGCGGCGGGCGTCGTGGTGACCGCGTGGTCCTACGCCGCGCTCGGCCTGCTCGTGGGGTTCACCGCGCTGCCGCTGCTGGTGACGTGCCTGTTCGCGTCGTTGCAGCGGGTGCGCTGA